Proteins from a genomic interval of Candidatus Yanofskybacteria bacterium:
- a CDS encoding nicotinate phosphoribosyltransferase, with protein MTNKTITNRTSNEHNIIKLTDSYKVTHFRQYPPNTTHVYSYFESRGGRWPEVTFFGLQYILKHYFAGVQVTYEKIAEADEYFKKHFGNNAIFNEAGWKHIVNEHGGRLPISIKAIPEGTTVPVSNVLMTFENTDPKCWWLPNYLETLAVQVWYPTTVCTNSRMSRKLILRHLEETGDPNLVDFKLHDFGFRGSTSVESAGIGGAAHLVSFKGTDTLAAIDIASNYYHEDMAGFSIPAAEHSTITAWGKEYESYAYENMLKQFSTGLVAVVSDSYDVFNACMNIWGKKLRAKVMGRDGTLVIRPDSGHPPEIVVQVLDILGEAFGCTVNKRGYRVLDPHVRVIQGDGIDHDMIGSVLEAMKNANWSADNIAFGSGGGLLQKVNRDSQKFAFKCSAIRVETSCVGARWLNVSKDPVTDHQKKSKAGRLSLVRDMDGSFKTVQASDNVLPDELKEVFRDGSLLVDETFSQIRERAKT; from the coding sequence ATGACGAACAAAACAATTACAAACCGAACAAGCAACGAACACAATATTATTAAATTGACCGACAGTTACAAGGTAACCCACTTTAGACAATACCCGCCGAACACCACGCATGTTTATTCTTATTTTGAGAGCAGAGGTGGACGCTGGCCGGAAGTTACTTTTTTTGGTCTACAATACATCCTGAAGCATTATTTTGCCGGCGTTCAGGTAACTTACGAAAAAATAGCAGAAGCCGACGAATACTTCAAAAAACATTTTGGCAACAACGCAATTTTCAACGAAGCCGGTTGGAAACACATCGTAAACGAACATGGCGGACGCCTGCCCATCTCCATCAAAGCCATACCTGAAGGCACGACTGTCCCTGTTTCTAATGTTCTTATGACATTTGAAAATACTGATCCAAAATGCTGGTGGCTCCCCAATTATCTTGAAACATTGGCGGTACAGGTTTGGTATCCGACCACGGTTTGCACCAATAGTCGGATGTCACGAAAACTTATACTTAGACACTTGGAAGAAACCGGCGATCCAAACTTGGTTGATTTTAAACTTCACGATTTCGGTTTCCGCGGCAGCACATCGGTGGAATCAGCTGGAATTGGCGGAGCAGCACATTTGGTCAGTTTTAAGGGGACCGACACTCTGGCCGCGATTGATATTGCCAGCAATTACTATCATGAAGACATGGCCGGATTTTCAATTCCAGCGGCAGAACACAGCACGATAACCGCCTGGGGCAAAGAATACGAAAGCTATGCCTATGAAAACATGCTAAAACAATTCTCTACCGGTCTTGTGGCAGTGGTAAGCGACAGTTACGACGTCTTTAACGCCTGCATGAATATCTGGGGAAAAAAGTTACGCGCCAAAGTGATGGGAAGAGACGGCACTCTGGTTATTCGCCCCGACAGCGGACATCCTCCAGAAATAGTTGTGCAGGTTTTGGACATCCTAGGCGAGGCTTTCGGATGCACTGTAAATAAAAGGGGGTATCGTGTTCTTGATCCGCATGTGCGAGTCATCCAGGGAGACGGCATAGACCACGACATGATCGGTTCGGTTCTGGAAGCAATGAAAAATGCCAACTGGTCTGCGGACAATATCGCTTTTGGTTCTGGCGGTGGATTACTACAAAAAGTGAACCGTGATTCACAAAAATTCGCCTTCAAATGTAGTGCGATACGCGTTGAAACATCTTGCGTAGGCGCAAGATGGCTTAATGTTTCAAAAGATCCGGTTACAGATCACCAGAAAAAGTCCAAAGCCGGACGTTTGTCCCTCGTACGAGACATGGACGGCTCATTTAAAACTGTACAAGCCAGTGACAATGTTCTGCCAGATGAGCTAAAGGAAGTGTTCCGCGACGGTTCACTCCTAGTTGATGAAACCTTCAGCCAAATTCGCGAGAGAGCAAAAACATAA
- a CDS encoding acyl-CoA dehydrogenase family protein: MNKVLQRSIYREDLLHIANEVREFSLQEVQPHINLKNESEKKKIFMENIVAAMAKCGYLGALIPEDYGGMGYTLTEFLPVIEGIAAFSGSLALTLAGHNLAVSHILQAGSEEQKQKYLPRLASGELGAWCLTEPGAGSNAFGGMKSMLEQTEAELWKLDALKTFITNGCHAGIYVVTARGKNNSNQLGISACIVEKEKHCQNIKARPLGKKMGMNESDTAEIIFDGLNVEIKDLLGYPGQAQESIKAVLRRGRLAIAGFALGLARDSLERAIAYTPIRMVSGGSLFNKQLTQAKLAKMDCQLWIAWQATLAAARLADENLPFENEASKAKLTASEIAIDVCHEAIQLVGGTGYMEESKVEGNFRDARLLTIGEGTSEILLLSIAKKL, from the coding sequence ATGAACAAAGTGTTGCAAAGAAGCATATACCGCGAAGACTTGCTCCACATCGCAAATGAGGTCAGGGAATTCTCTCTTCAAGAAGTCCAGCCACATATTAATTTAAAAAATGAGTCGGAAAAGAAAAAAATTTTCATGGAAAATATAGTCGCCGCAATGGCAAAATGCGGATATCTCGGCGCCCTAATACCAGAAGATTACGGTGGCATGGGCTATACGCTTACGGAATTCCTGCCGGTTATTGAGGGAATAGCGGCATTTTCAGGATCATTGGCACTGACCCTTGCCGGCCACAATCTTGCCGTTTCACACATTTTGCAAGCCGGCAGTGAAGAACAAAAGCAAAAATATCTGCCTCGGCTTGCATCCGGAGAATTGGGCGCTTGGTGTTTAACAGAGCCCGGAGCAGGCTCTAACGCTTTTGGGGGAATGAAATCAATGCTGGAACAAACAGAAGCAGAACTTTGGAAACTTGATGCCTTAAAAACTTTTATCACCAACGGCTGCCATGCGGGCATTTACGTCGTAACGGCGCGCGGCAAAAATAACAGCAACCAGCTTGGTATTTCTGCTTGTATTGTTGAAAAAGAAAAACATTGCCAAAACATTAAGGCACGGCCTCTTGGTAAAAAAATGGGGATGAATGAAAGCGATACGGCCGAAATTATTTTTGACGGCCTGAATGTTGAAATAAAAGATTTGCTTGGTTACCCCGGCCAAGCTCAAGAATCAATCAAAGCGGTACTTCGGCGAGGGCGTCTTGCAATAGCGGGATTTGCCCTTGGATTGGCAAGAGACTCGCTAGAACGCGCTATTGCATATACACCCATAAGAATGGTTTCTGGTGGTAGCCTATTCAATAAGCAGTTGACGCAAGCAAAACTTGCAAAGATGGATTGCCAGCTATGGATCGCTTGGCAGGCAACACTGGCAGCTGCCCGACTGGCTGACGAAAATCTTCCTTTTGAAAATGAGGCCAGCAAAGCTAAATTAACAGCTAGTGAGATTGCTATTGACGTTTGTCATGAAGCAATACAGCTTGTGGGTGGAACTGGTTATATGGAAGAAAGCAAGGTAGAAGGCAACTTCCGCGATGCACGGCTCTTGACCATAGGCGAAGGCACTTCCGAGATCTTATTGCTATCCATCGCAAAAAAGTTATAA
- a CDS encoding helix-turn-helix transcriptional regulator has translation MAIIINIDVMLAKRKMSVTELAEKVGITMANISVLKNGKAKAVRLGTLEAICRALECQPGDILEYKN, from the coding sequence ATGGCAATCATCATTAACATTGACGTCATGTTAGCAAAACGGAAGATGAGTGTCACCGAGCTTGCCGAGAAAGTTGGCATCACAATGGCCAATATTTCCGTCTTGAAAAATGGCAAGGCAAAAGCTGTTAGATTGGGAACTTTAGAAGCAATCTGCCGGGCATTGGAATGTCAACCTGGAGATATTTTGGAATATAAAAATTAA